Proteins encoded by one window of Nasonia vitripennis strain AsymCx chromosome 5, Nvit_psr_1.1, whole genome shotgun sequence:
- the LOC100124019 gene encoding serine/threonine-protein kinase/endoribonuclease IRE1 isoform X1 produces MNRLLYQTFFSFICCTLGQQATETHTTGLVPDQDDALLMFSTLDGSLIAVEQRTGEIRWHQNDEPAVKVPHDTNQMSMPVFLPDPKDGSLYLFGPETEALKKLPFTIPQLVASSPCRSSDGILYTGRKIDTWFSVDPKTGEREQLLGFSKADNTCPIDTQNAIYVGRTEYNIIMIDSKRKDRKWNVTFYDYSAAKMDNELVEDYDLAHFAGSSTGQVVTLDRFGNTLWNINLGSPVIAIYTISKDGLITIPFTSVSESTLGQLLQKIAINPNEFQFFPTLYIGEHSHGLYALPSFSDSATPTIASKAGQLLLEGPIISQMQKNESPPPPFDGGSKEPLESDFQRIGADKNNIMILGHYEVPSEYKPHNQPLQITGRSDPVILTKGNTFNKTKKIDLTINEKQLNDSGYDSRGWRRALSISYAASKKWLNQQENKGLKLALIILVGCVVTMFWYLNAQFKEFQQLSQQFDQGSRENSRTGSNGRNGTIYTPEEIGEGLVRVGKITFNAEEVLGKGCDGTFVYKGEFDGRSVAVKRLLPDCFTFADREVALLRESDAHANVVRYFCTEQDRLFRYIALELAEATLQDYVAGRYDRTKISTKNILKQATSGLAHLHSLDIVHRDIKPHNVLLSVPGPRGEVRAMISDFGLCKKLQRGRMSFSRRSGVTGTDGWIAPEMLNGQRTTYAVDVFSLGCVFYYVLSSGKHPFGDPLRRQANILCGEIDLTALQNISENDKQVALVLIKAMVDSDPLKRPPAQAIHDHPMFWDAAQVLTFFQDVSDRVEKDGSESPALRALERGNRKVVQGDWRLHIDVEVATDLRKYRSYRGESVRDLLRALRNKKHHYRELTVEAQQSLGEIPTKFTDYWLSRFPHLLIHSWCAMQNFRSEPTLRSYYDPVYEFKTEDTNDTDVVDDEDFMNLSRNDDRLIPSWRGSENTANAVDWSPNRSRFRGQRRKKVDQQDKKKIEVPSVWSLPPAS; encoded by the exons ATGAACAGGCTACTGTATCAGACGTTTTTCTCGTTCATCTGCTGTACACTTGGACAGCAGGCAACAGAG ACCCACACCACTGGATTAGTGCCAGATCAGGATGACGCTTTGCTTATGTTCTCTACATTAGATGGATCTCTTATTGCTGTAGAGCAAAGAACAGGAGAAATCAGGTGGCATCAGAATGATG AACCAGCAGTTAAGGTTCCCCATGATACAAATCAAATGTCAAT gcCTGTATTCTTGCCAGATCCAAAAGATGGATCATTGTACTTGTTTGGTCCTGAAACAGAGGCCTTGAAAAAGCTGCCCTTTACTATTCCACAATTGGTAGCTAGTAGTCCATGTCGCAGTAGTGATGGCATTTTATATACTGGACGTAAAATTGACACCTGGTTCAGTGTGGATCCAAAAACAGGTGAAAGAGAGCAACTTCTTGGATTCAGCAAAGCGGACAACACCTGTCCTATAGATACTCAGAATGCTATATATGTAGGCCGAACAGAGTATAACATAATAATGATAGATAGCAAGCGCAAAGATAGAAAGTGGAACGTCACTTTTTATGACTACTCAGCTGCTAAAATGGATAATGAGCTGGTTGAAGACTATGATTTGGCTCATTTTGCTGGCAGCTCTACTGGACAAGTTGTAACATTGGATAGATTTGGAAATACTTTATGGAATATCAATCTTGGAAGTCCAGTTATAGCAATTTACACCATTAGTAAAGATGGTCTTATTACAATACCATTTACTAGTGTGTCTGAAAGTACTTTGGGTCAATTGTTGCAGAAAATTGCTATCAATCCTaatgaatttcaattttt CCCAACACTATACATTGGAGAACACAGCCATGGCTTGTATGCCTTACCATCATTTTCAGATTCAGCAACCCCAACCATAGCAAGTAAAGCTGGACAATTGCTTCTAGAAGGTCCCATAATTAGTCAAATGCAGAAGAACGAGTCACCTCCTCCGCCGTTTGACGGTGGTTCAAAAGAACCTCTAGAAAGTGATTTTCAAAGAATCGGtgctgataaaaataatataatgattctag GTCATTATGAAGTTCCTAGCGAGTATAAACCCCACAATCAGCCTTTGCAAATCACCGGTCGTTCTGACCCGGTCATTCTCACGAAGGGAAATACgttcaataaaacaaaaaaaatagacCTGACTATCAATGAAAAACAACTAAATGACTCCGGTTACGACAGCAGAGGCTGGCGTAGAGCTCTCAGCATTTCTTACGCGGCCAGCAAGAAGTGGCTCAATCAACAGGAAAACAAAGGTCTGAAATTGGCGCTCATAATACTCGTTGGATGCGTCGTGACTATGTTCTGGTACTTAAACGCTCAGTTCAAAGAGTTTCAACAGTTATCACAG CAATTTGATCAGGGTTCGCGAGAGAACAGCCGCACCGGTAGCAATGGCAGAAACGGGACCATATACACGCCCGAAGAGATCGGCGAGGGACTCGTGCGTGTCGGCAAGATCACTTTCAACGCTGAAGAGGTTCTTGGCAAAGGCTGCGACGGAACCTTTGTCTACAA GGGTGAATTTGATGGCCGATCTGTAGCAGTGAAAAGACTGCTGCCCGATTGTTTTACCTTCGCCGATAGAGAGGTCGCGTTGCTACGCGAGTCAGACGCCCACGCAAACGTGGTCCGTTACTTTTGTACCGAGCAGGATCGGCTTTTCCGGTACATTGCGCTGGAGCTGGCCGAAGCCACTCTACAGGACTACGTTGCTGGCAGATATGATCGGACAAAGATATCCACGAAGAATATCCTAAAACAGGCCACTTCTGGTCTTGCTCATTTACATTCCTTAGATATAG TACACAGAGACATAAAACCGCACAATGTACTACTCTCGGTACCGGGGCCTCGTGGTGAGGTTCGCGCTATGATCTCGGACTTCGGGCTCTGCAAGAAGCTGCAGCGTGGACGCATGTCGTTCTCGCGACGATCAGGGGTCACTGGCACCGATGGCTGGATTGCCCCAGAAATGCTTAATGGCCAGAGGACCACTTATGCCGTAGACGTATTTTCCCTGGGCTGCGTATTCTATTATGTACTATCCAGTGGGAAGCATCCTTTTGGCGATCCTCTTAGGCGGCAGGCCAATATTTTAT gCGGAGAAATCGACTTGACAGCTCTGCAAAACATATCGGAGAACGACAAACAGGTCGCGTTGGTTCTCATAAAAGCTATGGTCGATAGCGATCCGTTGAAAAGACCGCCAGCTCAGGCAATTCACGATCATCCCATGTTCTGGGACGCAGCCCAAGTTCTTACGTTCTTTCAG GACGTTAGCGATCGCGTCGAAAAGGACGGATCTGAAAGCCCAGCACTCCGGGCTCTGGAAAGAGGCAATCGCAAGGTGGTTCAAGGTGACTGGAGACTTCACATCGATGTCGAGGTAGCCACTGATCTTCGCAAGTACAGAAGCTACAGAGGCGAAAGCGTTAGGGATTTGCTTCGAGCGCTTAGGAATAAG AAACATCACTACCGCGAGCTGACAGTTGAGGCACAGCAGAGCTTGGGTgagatcccgaccaaattcaCAGATTACTGGCTCTCCCGGTTTCCACATCTACTTATCCACTCGTGGTGCGCAATGCAAAACTTCCGCTCGGAGCCGACTTTACGCAGCTACTACGATCCAGTGTACGAGTTCAAGACCGAGGACACTAATGATACCGACGTAGTCGATGATGAGGATTTCATGAATTTGTCGCGTAACGATGACAGGCTCATACCCTCTTGGAGGGGCTCCGAAAACACGGCCAACGCTGTTGATTGGAGTCCCAACAGGTCGAGGTTTCGTGGACAACGTAGGAAAAAAGTTGACCAacaggataaaaaaaaaattgaagtaccTTCCGTCTGGAGCTTGCCACCCGCGAGTTAG
- the LOC100124019 gene encoding serine/threonine-protein kinase/endoribonuclease IRE1 isoform X2 gives MNRLLYQTFFSFICCTLGQQATETHTTGLVPDQDDALLMFSTLDGSLIAVEQRTGEIRWHQNDEPAVKVPHDTNQMSMPVFLPDPKDGSLYLFGPETEALKKLPFTIPQLVASSPCRSSDGILYTGRKIDTWFSVDPKTGEREQLLGFSKADNTCPIDTQNAIYVGRTEYNIIMIDSKRKDRKWNVTFYDYSAAKMDNELVEDYDLAHFAGSSTGQVVTLDRFGNTLWNINLGSPVIAIYTISKDGLITIPFTSVSESTLGQLLQKIAINPNEFQFFPTLYIGEHSHGLYALPSFSDSATPTIASKAGQLLLEGPIISQMQKNESPPPPFDGGSKEPLESDFQRIGADKNNIMILGHYEVPSEYKPHNQPLQITGRSDPVILTKGNTFNKTKKIDLTINEKQLNDSGYDSRGWRRALSISYAASKKWLNQQENKGLKLALIILVGCVVTMFWYLNAQFKEFQQLSQGSRENSRTGSNGRNGTIYTPEEIGEGLVRVGKITFNAEEVLGKGCDGTFVYKGEFDGRSVAVKRLLPDCFTFADREVALLRESDAHANVVRYFCTEQDRLFRYIALELAEATLQDYVAGRYDRTKISTKNILKQATSGLAHLHSLDIVHRDIKPHNVLLSVPGPRGEVRAMISDFGLCKKLQRGRMSFSRRSGVTGTDGWIAPEMLNGQRTTYAVDVFSLGCVFYYVLSSGKHPFGDPLRRQANILCGEIDLTALQNISENDKQVALVLIKAMVDSDPLKRPPAQAIHDHPMFWDAAQVLTFFQDVSDRVEKDGSESPALRALERGNRKVVQGDWRLHIDVEVATDLRKYRSYRGESVRDLLRALRNKKHHYRELTVEAQQSLGEIPTKFTDYWLSRFPHLLIHSWCAMQNFRSEPTLRSYYDPVYEFKTEDTNDTDVVDDEDFMNLSRNDDRLIPSWRGSENTANAVDWSPNRSRFRGQRRKKVDQQDKKKIEVPSVWSLPPAS, from the exons ATGAACAGGCTACTGTATCAGACGTTTTTCTCGTTCATCTGCTGTACACTTGGACAGCAGGCAACAGAG ACCCACACCACTGGATTAGTGCCAGATCAGGATGACGCTTTGCTTATGTTCTCTACATTAGATGGATCTCTTATTGCTGTAGAGCAAAGAACAGGAGAAATCAGGTGGCATCAGAATGATG AACCAGCAGTTAAGGTTCCCCATGATACAAATCAAATGTCAAT gcCTGTATTCTTGCCAGATCCAAAAGATGGATCATTGTACTTGTTTGGTCCTGAAACAGAGGCCTTGAAAAAGCTGCCCTTTACTATTCCACAATTGGTAGCTAGTAGTCCATGTCGCAGTAGTGATGGCATTTTATATACTGGACGTAAAATTGACACCTGGTTCAGTGTGGATCCAAAAACAGGTGAAAGAGAGCAACTTCTTGGATTCAGCAAAGCGGACAACACCTGTCCTATAGATACTCAGAATGCTATATATGTAGGCCGAACAGAGTATAACATAATAATGATAGATAGCAAGCGCAAAGATAGAAAGTGGAACGTCACTTTTTATGACTACTCAGCTGCTAAAATGGATAATGAGCTGGTTGAAGACTATGATTTGGCTCATTTTGCTGGCAGCTCTACTGGACAAGTTGTAACATTGGATAGATTTGGAAATACTTTATGGAATATCAATCTTGGAAGTCCAGTTATAGCAATTTACACCATTAGTAAAGATGGTCTTATTACAATACCATTTACTAGTGTGTCTGAAAGTACTTTGGGTCAATTGTTGCAGAAAATTGCTATCAATCCTaatgaatttcaattttt CCCAACACTATACATTGGAGAACACAGCCATGGCTTGTATGCCTTACCATCATTTTCAGATTCAGCAACCCCAACCATAGCAAGTAAAGCTGGACAATTGCTTCTAGAAGGTCCCATAATTAGTCAAATGCAGAAGAACGAGTCACCTCCTCCGCCGTTTGACGGTGGTTCAAAAGAACCTCTAGAAAGTGATTTTCAAAGAATCGGtgctgataaaaataatataatgattctag GTCATTATGAAGTTCCTAGCGAGTATAAACCCCACAATCAGCCTTTGCAAATCACCGGTCGTTCTGACCCGGTCATTCTCACGAAGGGAAATACgttcaataaaacaaaaaaaatagacCTGACTATCAATGAAAAACAACTAAATGACTCCGGTTACGACAGCAGAGGCTGGCGTAGAGCTCTCAGCATTTCTTACGCGGCCAGCAAGAAGTGGCTCAATCAACAGGAAAACAAAGGTCTGAAATTGGCGCTCATAATACTCGTTGGATGCGTCGTGACTATGTTCTGGTACTTAAACGCTCAGTTCAAAGAGTTTCAACAGTTATCACAG GGTTCGCGAGAGAACAGCCGCACCGGTAGCAATGGCAGAAACGGGACCATATACACGCCCGAAGAGATCGGCGAGGGACTCGTGCGTGTCGGCAAGATCACTTTCAACGCTGAAGAGGTTCTTGGCAAAGGCTGCGACGGAACCTTTGTCTACAA GGGTGAATTTGATGGCCGATCTGTAGCAGTGAAAAGACTGCTGCCCGATTGTTTTACCTTCGCCGATAGAGAGGTCGCGTTGCTACGCGAGTCAGACGCCCACGCAAACGTGGTCCGTTACTTTTGTACCGAGCAGGATCGGCTTTTCCGGTACATTGCGCTGGAGCTGGCCGAAGCCACTCTACAGGACTACGTTGCTGGCAGATATGATCGGACAAAGATATCCACGAAGAATATCCTAAAACAGGCCACTTCTGGTCTTGCTCATTTACATTCCTTAGATATAG TACACAGAGACATAAAACCGCACAATGTACTACTCTCGGTACCGGGGCCTCGTGGTGAGGTTCGCGCTATGATCTCGGACTTCGGGCTCTGCAAGAAGCTGCAGCGTGGACGCATGTCGTTCTCGCGACGATCAGGGGTCACTGGCACCGATGGCTGGATTGCCCCAGAAATGCTTAATGGCCAGAGGACCACTTATGCCGTAGACGTATTTTCCCTGGGCTGCGTATTCTATTATGTACTATCCAGTGGGAAGCATCCTTTTGGCGATCCTCTTAGGCGGCAGGCCAATATTTTAT gCGGAGAAATCGACTTGACAGCTCTGCAAAACATATCGGAGAACGACAAACAGGTCGCGTTGGTTCTCATAAAAGCTATGGTCGATAGCGATCCGTTGAAAAGACCGCCAGCTCAGGCAATTCACGATCATCCCATGTTCTGGGACGCAGCCCAAGTTCTTACGTTCTTTCAG GACGTTAGCGATCGCGTCGAAAAGGACGGATCTGAAAGCCCAGCACTCCGGGCTCTGGAAAGAGGCAATCGCAAGGTGGTTCAAGGTGACTGGAGACTTCACATCGATGTCGAGGTAGCCACTGATCTTCGCAAGTACAGAAGCTACAGAGGCGAAAGCGTTAGGGATTTGCTTCGAGCGCTTAGGAATAAG AAACATCACTACCGCGAGCTGACAGTTGAGGCACAGCAGAGCTTGGGTgagatcccgaccaaattcaCAGATTACTGGCTCTCCCGGTTTCCACATCTACTTATCCACTCGTGGTGCGCAATGCAAAACTTCCGCTCGGAGCCGACTTTACGCAGCTACTACGATCCAGTGTACGAGTTCAAGACCGAGGACACTAATGATACCGACGTAGTCGATGATGAGGATTTCATGAATTTGTCGCGTAACGATGACAGGCTCATACCCTCTTGGAGGGGCTCCGAAAACACGGCCAACGCTGTTGATTGGAGTCCCAACAGGTCGAGGTTTCGTGGACAACGTAGGAAAAAAGTTGACCAacaggataaaaaaaaaattgaagtaccTTCCGTCTGGAGCTTGCCACCCGCGAGTTAG